The following coding sequences are from one Schizosaccharomyces osmophilus chromosome 1, complete sequence window:
- the glc8 gene encoding serine/threonine protein phosphatase PP1 regulatory subunit Glc8: protein MYVKSILKRTQSGSKPVESDHDETDNESLKLPVTASVTNSQKPVLDRSLSTESSRRLRWDEENLRLAEAQKTSTMKILEPKTPFQHTLLVDEEVPELSLDHSETELADDPLSTQLQVPPISQEQKGDVHKDTNEDVVRKPDPFPVPREAGLLSPEMKNSSSDYPQTSTSDAVQATDVTHKNTVQNSRYRSPQSSENSPCIDEQMNVSIPKVVAVRTRQNSPEKDSRARMPRREGIGFGIPSATEATSVLPEAIIMGEENESMDEGDPNAHSFNQGQQKSKFDELRRKHYFAMAKPLKKENIESKGLESDNDDPGREDKAAAEESDVEMAED, encoded by the coding sequence ATGTATGTAAAGTCAATTCTGAAAAGGACGCAAAGTGGCTCCAAACCCGTAGAGTCTGATCACGATGAAACAGACAACGAGAGTTTAAAATTACCCGTCACTGCCTCAGTAACAAATTCACAGAAACCAGTATTGGATCGTTCCCTTTCCACGGAAAGCAGTCGTAGGCTACGCTGGgatgaagaaaacttgCGTTTGGCTGAAGCACAGAAAACTTCTACGATGAAAATATTAGAGCCAAAAACTCCTTTTCAACACACGCTGTTAGTAGATGAAGAGGTTCCTGAGCTTAGCTTGGATCATTCTGAAACCGAGCTGGCGGATGATCCCCTATCCACTCAGTTACAGGTTCCTCCTATTTCTCAGGAACAAAAGGGAGACGTACATAAAGATACGAACGAGGATGTTGTGAGAAAGCCAGATCCTTTTCCAGTTCCAAGAGAAGCTGGCCTTTTGTCTCCGGAAATGAAGAACTCTTCATCAGATTACCCTCAAACTAGTACTTCTGATGCAGTTCAGGCTACTGATGTAACACACAAAAATACTGTTCAAAATTCGAGGTATCGCTCTCCTCAATCCTCTGAAAATTCTCCTTGCATTGATGAGCAGATGAATGTCTCGATTCCGAAGGTGGTAGCTGTCCGTACCAGACAGAATTCTCCGGAAAAGGATTCCAGAGCTAGAATGCCAAGAAGGGAGGGCATCGGATTTGGTATCCCTTCAGCAACAGAAGCAACATCAGTACTACCGGAAGCAATTATAATgggagaagaaaatgaaagtaTGGATGAAGGTGATCCAAATGCTCATTCGTTTAACCAAGGGCAgcaaaaatccaaatttgaCGAGCTTCGCCGAAAGCACTACTTTGCTATGGCAAAAccattgaaaaaggaaaacattGAAAGTAAAGGATTAGAAAGTGATAATGATGACCCCGGAAGAGAAGACAAAGCCGCTGCTGAAGAATCTGATGTTGAAATGGCTGAAGATTAA
- the rec12 gene encoding DSB-forming protein Rec12/Spo11 has product MAFVKEEEEKVNFFNVKERVEAIVKSFLKQLADPSKTPAFLSLSKRKASGRVFSSKGSFSKTPRPKKYNIINHPIKVAQILQVLDCIHEAIETESVVTKRDIFYHDVQLFKKQSVVDELIEDLACTIGCPRSALNVEASGKGLVYGPLSITLQEGEKLETSKPTLISYHPISFLKSTANWVLVVEKEAVFQTLVERGLEDTILITAKGFPDLSTRKFLLEITKYLPELPIFGIFDWDPYGILIYSCYKHGSKASGYENSMLLPQLQFLGPFDQDIFPENYSYSLSFGKRDTTIARNLLQSDCLRCEPHIREQLQRMLFLQKKAELQAIPNLFKWTEKKLLETKADSKIGLAGTHIR; this is encoded by the exons ATGGCATTTGTGAaggaggaggaagaaaaagtaaatttttttaatgtaAAAGAGAGAGTTGAAGCAATTGTCAAATCTTTTCTGAAACAATTGGCAGATCCTAGCAAAACACCTGCATTCCTAAGTCTTTCGAAAAGGAAGGCCAGTGGCCGCGTTTTCTCATCAAAGGGAAGCTTTTCTAAAACCCCTCGTCctaaaaaatacaatatCATCAATCATCCTATAAAGGTTGCTCAGATTTTACAGGTTTTGGACTGTATACACGAGGCGATTGAAACGGAAAGCGTGGTTACAAAAAG AGATATATTTTATCATGATGTTcaattgttcaaaaaacaatctGTTGTTGACGAATTGATTGAAGACCTTGCCTGTACCATAGGCTGCCCTAGATCAGCACTAAATGTG GAAGCATCTGGCAAAGGGCTTGTTTATGGCCCTTTAAGCATCACTCTCCAAGAAGGAGAAAAGCTGGAAACATCCAAG cCTACCTTGATTAGCTACCACccaatttcctttttaaaatcCACTGCAAATTGGGTTTTAGTAGTTGAGAAAGAAGCCGTGTTCCAAACCCTCGTAGAGCGTGGACTGGAAGATACAATTCTGATTACG GCAAAAGGATTTCCAGATTTGTCCACTAGAAAGTTTTTGCTAGAAATCACAAAATATTTACCAGAGTTGCCTatatttggaatttttgaTTGGGATCCTTATGGAATTTTGATTTACAGTTGCTACAAACATGGTTCGAAGGCTAGTGGTTATGAAAATTCCATGCTATTACCTCAATTGCAATTTTTGGGCCCTTTTGACCAAGATATATTTCCAGAAAATTACAGCtattctctttcttttgggaAGCGCGATACTACAATTGCTAGAAACCTGCTTCAATCCGATTGTTTACGCTGCGAACCCCATATACGTGAACAACTACAGAGGatgcttttccttcaaaaaaaggCCGAATTGCAAGCAATTCCGAACCTTTTTAAATGGACTGAGAAAAAATTACTCGAAACCAAAGCGGATTCTAAAATCGGCCTTGCTGGTACTCACATTCGCTAG
- the hua1 gene encoding putative DNA J domain Hua1 codes for MSDHSAPPPSYDEVMREEAQLLSQRNTGSQTSQQNNLPPSLSPPVPHRPSHSSNTSQTSLRPPHRPSHPSSSNHQGGSSTYHSTANQEPFGTGKPYLSSHSSHSSLPVPQSNPVNAPYRYPPGYYCGKCNNTGYKFSGRPCGRCARRFGHSFDVQPINFGRPPPNALVVQPGDPRIPGRLCGNCKGTGSIDYLIFTEICPVCNGIGKIP; via the coding sequence ATGTCAGATCATTCGGCTCCTCCTCCTTCGTATGATGAAGTTATGCGCGAAGAAGCGCAATTATTATCGCAAAGAAACACAGGATCTCAGACTTCTCAACAAAATAATCTCCCTCCATCTTTATCTCCACCTGTACCACATCGTCCATCGCATTCTTCCAATACATCTCAAACGAGCCTTCGCCCTCCTCACCGACCTTCCCATCCATCATCCTCTAACCACCAAGGCGGCTCATCTACGTATCATTCTACTGCTAATCAAGAGCCTTTTGGAACAGGAAAACCCTACTTGTCAAGCCATTCCTCCCATTCCTCATTGCCCGTACCCCAAAGCAATCCTGTGAACGCCCCATACCGTTATCCTCCTGGTTACTATTGTGGAAAATGCAACAATACCGGATATAAATTTAGTGGCCGTCCCTGTGGTAGATGTGCCCGTCGATTTGGTCACTCGTTTGATGTTCAACCCATTAATTTTGGACGGCCTCCGCCGAATGCTTTGGTAGTACAGCCTGGCGATCCTCGGATCCCTGGGCGTCTTTGTGGAAACTGTAAGGGTACAGGCAGTATCGACTATTTGATCTTCACTGAAATTTGTCCTGTGTGCAACGGAATTGGAAAGATTCCCTAA
- the erp2 gene encoding COPII-coated vesicle component Erp2/3/4, with protein sequence MRFVGFKFAVLLTLLTWVHAIELTFQLENQEQQCYHIEAPFTGEKCHFTYAVQSGGSFDVDYSITAPSKKTVALGKKRRQADIYFSLEEKGEYDICFDNHMSAFTDKILTMELVMENEMSLPSLNRDPPKNYNPNSMQGTVMEISTALSEIDRIQTYFRTRESRNFSTVQSTESRILWFSIAEALMVVGLSSLQVFIVKTFFKHSGRRGV encoded by the coding sequence ATGAGGTTCGTAGGGTTCAAATTTGCCGTTTTGTTGACGCTTTTGACATGGGTCCATGCCATTGAATTAACCTTTCAACTGGAAAACCAGGAACAACAATGCTATCATATAGAAGCTCCATTCACCGGTGAAAAGTGTCATTTTACATATGCTGTTCAATCTGGTGGCTCTTTTGACGTCGATTACAGTATTACTGCCCCAAGCAAAAAGACCGTCGCTCTTGGTAAGAAACGACGCCAGGCAGATATTTATTTCagtttggaagaaaagggaGAATACGACATTTGTTTTGATAATCACATGTCTGCTTTCACTGACAAAATTCTCACTATGGAGTTGGTAATGGAAAACGAGATGTCTCTTCCTTCGCTTAACCGTGATCCaccaaaaaattataatcCCAACAGCATGCAAGGGACCGTTATGGAAATTTCTACAGCTTTGTCAGAAATTGACCGTATCCAAACCTACTTTCGCACTCGGGAAAGCCGTAACTTTTCTACCGTCCAATCTACAGAATCTCGCATCTTATGGTTTAGTATCGCAGAGGCCCTTATGGTTGTAGgtctttcttctcttcaagTTTTTATTGTGAAAACCTTTTTCAAGCATTCTGGTAGAAGGGGTGTCTAA